One Salmo trutta chromosome 12, fSalTru1.1, whole genome shotgun sequence genomic region harbors:
- the LOC115202690 gene encoding fibroblast growth factor 3-like encodes MVIIQFLLLLSFLDQSKQEYLSPRLARTSGAPCARGQACDPRQRRDAGGRGGVYEHLGGAPRCRKLYCATKYHLQIHPSGKIDGSLEENNQFSIMEITAVDVGVVAIKGIFSGRYLAMNDKGRLYASDVFNQECEFLERIHELGYNTYASRHHSTLQPPAGGGSGKRRASAKRQWYVSINGKGRPRRGFKTRSTDKASLFLPRVLGNKDHEMVRKLRDSQRPPAGQQSPTMGRAEHRRRRHRARGRKGRTKRPGD; translated from the exons ATGGTTATAATTCAGTTCCTGTTGTTGCTGAGTTTCTTGGACCAAAGCAAGCAGGAATATCTGTCTCCGAGGCTTGCTAGGACTTCAGGGGCGCCTTGTGCCAGGGGCCAGGCGTGTGACCCAAGGCAGCGGAGAGATGCTGGGGGACGCGGTGGAGTCTACGAGCACCTCGGAGGAGCACCAAGATGCAGAAAACTTTACTGTGCAACCAAATATCATTTGCAAATACACCCAAGCGGGAAAATAGACGGTTCTCTTGAGGAAAACAACCAATTTA GCATCATGGAGATCACAGCAGTGGATGTTGGAGTGGTAGCGATAAAGGGGATATTTTCCGGGAGGTATCTGGCCATGAATGATAAAGGACGTCTATACGCCTCG GATGTGTTCAACCAGGAGTGTGAGTTCCTGGAGCGGATTCATGAGCTGGGCTACAACACCTATGCTTCACGACACCACTCCACCCTGCAGCCCCCTGCTGGGGGTGGCAGTGGCAAACGACGAGCCAGTGCCAAGAGGCAGTGGTATGTGTCCATCAATGGGAAAGGCCGGCCAAGGAGGGGCTTTAAGACACGCAGCACTGACAAAGCCTCCCTTTTCCTGCCTCGAGTGCTAGGCAATAAGGACCATGAGATGGTGCGAAAGCTCCGTGACAGCCAGAGGCCTCCAGCTGGACAGCAGAGTCCCACTATGGGCCGGGCTGAGCACCGGAGACGGAGACACAGGGCCCGGGGCAGAAAGGGCAGAACCAAGAGGCCTGGTGACTGA